The Altererythrobacter sp. CAU 1644 genome has a window encoding:
- a CDS encoding VOC family protein, translated as MAKITGLGGVFYVVKDPEATRAWYRDKLGIDGAYGPQLPWSEETKPNPYSLISHFTDAQYLKPGNPHFMINLRVDDLDGFVEGLRAKDVEVLDTADEGYGKFAWVLDPDGVKIELWEQVAEELPS; from the coding sequence ATGGCCAAGATAACCGGGCTCGGCGGAGTGTTCTACGTGGTCAAGGATCCCGAGGCGACGCGCGCCTGGTATCGCGACAAGCTAGGCATCGATGGCGCATATGGACCCCAGTTGCCGTGGTCGGAAGAAACCAAACCCAACCCCTATTCGCTGATCAGCCACTTTACTGATGCGCAATATCTCAAGCCCGGCAATCCGCATTTCATGATCAACCTGCGCGTCGACGATCTCGACGGCTTCGTTGAGGGCTTGCGCGCAAAGGACGTCGAAGTGCTCGACACCGCCGACGAAGGCTATGGCAAGTTTGCCTGGGTGCTCGACCCGGATGGTGTGAAGATCGAACTGTGGGAGCAGGTTGCCGAAGAACTGCCCAGCTAG
- a CDS encoding extensin family protein — protein sequence MNTRAILICALLGLTGCGMVPAGDSQPTRRSSAPVSAPAPVAVTKEAQMCLAGLGETGSRFSPLPDRYYGAGCQAVNSVQLSALQGDRGQFGLSNIGPVTCPTAQTLSGWARFGVDRAARQILGSPLARIETMGSYSCRNVAGTSRRSAHSQAAAIDVAAFVLEDGQRIEVKSDWSEGSAKEREFLRVVHQSACKRFGTVLGPDYNAAHRDHFHLEHGDGRFCR from the coding sequence ATGAACACGCGCGCGATCCTGATTTGTGCCCTTCTCGGCCTGACCGGCTGCGGGATGGTCCCTGCCGGGGACTCGCAGCCGACACGTCGCTCGAGCGCTCCCGTATCGGCGCCTGCGCCGGTTGCAGTCACCAAGGAAGCGCAGATGTGCCTCGCGGGATTGGGTGAAACGGGCAGCCGTTTCTCTCCCCTCCCCGACCGCTACTACGGAGCGGGATGCCAAGCGGTGAATTCGGTCCAGTTGTCCGCGCTCCAAGGAGACCGCGGGCAATTCGGATTGAGCAATATCGGCCCGGTCACCTGCCCGACTGCGCAAACCCTGTCGGGCTGGGCTCGCTTCGGGGTCGATCGCGCAGCGCGCCAGATACTCGGCAGCCCGCTTGCAAGAATAGAGACCATGGGCAGCTATTCGTGTCGCAACGTCGCCGGAACCTCGCGTCGCTCGGCGCATTCGCAAGCCGCCGCAATCGACGTCGCCGCCTTTGTGCTCGAAGATGGGCAGCGGATCGAGGTGAAGTCGGATTGGAGCGAGGGCAGCGCGAAAGAGCGCGAGTTCCTGCGTGTGGTCCACCAGAGCGCCTGCAAGCGCTTCGGCACCGTGCTCGGCCCCGATTACAACGCGGCGCATCGCGACCATTTTCATCTGGAACATGGTGACGGGCGGTTCTGCCGCTGA